A window from Streptomyces subrutilus encodes these proteins:
- the sodN gene encoding superoxide dismutase, Ni: MLSRLFAPKAKVSAHCDLPCGVYDPAQARIEAESVKAVQEKYQANDDADFRARAITIKEQRAELAKHHVSVLWSDYFKPPHFEKYPQLHTLVNDTLKALSAAKASNDPATGQKALDLIAEIDRIFWETKAA; the protein is encoded by the coding sequence ATGCTTTCCCGCCTCTTCGCCCCCAAGGCGAAGGTCTCCGCCCACTGCGATCTGCCGTGCGGCGTGTACGACCCTGCCCAGGCCCGCATCGAGGCCGAGTCCGTCAAGGCCGTGCAGGAGAAGTACCAGGCCAACGACGACGCCGACTTCCGTGCGCGCGCCATCACCATCAAGGAGCAGCGCGCCGAGCTCGCCAAGCACCACGTCTCGGTGCTCTGGAGCGACTACTTCAAGCCGCCGCACTTCGAGAAGTACCCGCAGCTGCACACCCTGGTCAACGACACCCTGAAGGCCCTCTCGGCCGCCAAGGCGTCGAACGACCCGGCGACGGGCCAGAAGGCCCTCGACCTCATCGCCGAGATCGACCGCATCTTCTGGGAGACCAAGGCCGCCTGA
- a CDS encoding CGNR zinc finger domain-containing protein — MELAHYSDYAVRLVNTEEPARNKDALTSVDAVRALFGPSVQMARRVTDTDVTRFRNVRGRLRAVFEAADGGDHVLAVDLLNSLLMEFPVSPQVSGHEILDDDGRPDWHIHLAEHPSNASAGYAAMASFGLAFHLTAHGPERLGLCQAAPCRNAYLDTSTNRSRRYCSDRCATRANVAAYRARKRLEAEGSARSGRTADSAQDSRALSDR; from the coding sequence GTGGAACTGGCCCATTACTCGGACTACGCCGTGCGCCTGGTCAACACCGAGGAGCCGGCCCGCAACAAGGACGCGCTCACCTCGGTGGACGCCGTCCGCGCCCTGTTCGGCCCCAGCGTGCAGATGGCGCGCCGCGTCACCGACACCGACGTCACCCGCTTCCGCAACGTGCGCGGCCGGCTGCGCGCCGTCTTCGAGGCCGCCGACGGCGGCGACCACGTGCTCGCCGTGGACCTGCTGAACTCGCTCCTGATGGAGTTCCCGGTCAGCCCCCAGGTCTCCGGCCACGAGATCCTCGACGACGACGGCCGCCCCGACTGGCACATCCACCTCGCCGAGCACCCCTCGAACGCCTCCGCGGGCTACGCCGCCATGGCCTCCTTCGGCCTGGCCTTCCACCTGACCGCGCACGGCCCCGAGCGGCTCGGCCTGTGCCAGGCGGCGCCCTGCCGCAACGCCTACCTCGACACCTCCACCAACCGGTCGCGCCGCTACTGCTCCGACCGCTGCGCCACCCGCGCCAACGTGGCGGCCTACCGCGCCCGCAAGCGGCTGGAGGCCGAAGGGTCGGCCCGCAGCGGCCGCACCGCCGACAGCGCCCAGGACAGCCGCGCCCTCAGCGACCGCTGA
- the sodX gene encoding nickel-type superoxide dismutase maturation protease, with amino-acid sequence MVVVRSPLKRFGVVDVSGPSMAPTLADGDRVVVRYGAAVRPGDVVVLRHPFQQDLLVIKRAVERRPGGGWWVLGDNPFNETGDSTDYGAVPGELLLATAVLRLRPREEGQRSLRARLSWALSAVRPLRADPSASSRLRAR; translated from the coding sequence ATGGTGGTGGTCCGCAGTCCGCTCAAGCGGTTCGGGGTGGTGGACGTCTCGGGGCCCTCGATGGCCCCGACCCTGGCCGACGGGGACCGGGTGGTGGTCCGGTACGGGGCCGCCGTCCGCCCGGGGGACGTGGTGGTGCTGCGCCATCCGTTCCAGCAGGACCTGCTGGTGATCAAGCGGGCGGTGGAGCGGCGGCCGGGCGGCGGCTGGTGGGTGCTGGGCGACAACCCGTTCAACGAGACCGGCGACAGCACCGACTACGGCGCGGTCCCCGGCGAGCTGCTGCTGGCGACGGCCGTGCTGCGGCTGCGGCCGCGCGAGGAGGGTCAGCGGTCGCTGAGGGCGCGGCTGTCCTGGGCGCTGTCGGCGGTGCGGCCGCTGCGGGCCGACCCTTCGGCCTCCAGCCGCTTGCGGGCGCGGTAG
- a CDS encoding trypsin-like peptidase domain-containing protein, whose protein sequence is MTDGRTAGSARAFELLEPLVRAATVRVHAPVRGYESPGSRTSAPTWGSGFFIAPGWVLTCAHVVGEGGAAVRLTGREVGITFSSGGRGATGTVTGRVECVLPERLEERRPARRALWDLPDLALIRVLAPVSHACVWLTDRSRPRFDEVAYFGVTEDLGAPEVTGRTTRLRGSAGNGAAIRLGDDDEIEPGMSGGPVVDLGRGEVVGVVKARRHTGGGGLAVSVVQLRTLPMPSRGQTGLYRRVMQGHDLHHYDQHVSDLDTRRTWTDVHGELPAPEAGPFEGRGRLTPGERTTLCGLLAELPPPGSSEVVRALAEAARGEEPDPQPPAPLSWRDGLGLLHDPPGGTGEAAAMLRYATDVSVADHREPPSPGADEELWDWVRATAERLWRPLRRELGERHERGLAERERRRRARAGRGPYGPVRPAGGLPGGASVLLEAWAHGWEDVYDWRVSVLAGPAHPGRVTPVDSGVRATPAGLPEALRAPLAEAFRRCDTHEAAALLEVAVAPELFGLAVDEWTLMGGAPLGTQRPVVLRHPGGPASPRAPERWARVQPGPLLDERIDCARGRPRTPAPDWLAAQPDNTVAVHCRTAAEEPTLGALHALRDAGYGVVVGRRPPADPGAPCAPFHRGLREELAEAGRAEVLPPRLQALRARAHGADPDAYWAAGAVLVWDDPARALPEDEPLQGDL, encoded by the coding sequence ATGACGGACGGGCGCACGGCCGGCTCGGCGCGCGCCTTCGAGCTCCTCGAACCCCTCGTCCGGGCCGCGACCGTACGCGTCCACGCCCCCGTGCGCGGGTATGAATCCCCCGGTAGCCGCACGTCCGCGCCCACCTGGGGGAGCGGGTTCTTCATCGCTCCCGGCTGGGTCCTGACGTGCGCGCACGTGGTCGGGGAAGGGGGTGCCGCCGTGCGTCTGACCGGGCGCGAGGTCGGAATCACCTTCTCCTCCGGCGGCCGGGGCGCCACCGGGACCGTCACCGGGCGCGTGGAGTGCGTGCTGCCCGAACGGCTGGAGGAGCGCCGGCCGGCCCGGCGGGCCCTGTGGGACCTGCCCGACCTGGCGCTGATCAGGGTGCTGGCCCCCGTCTCGCACGCCTGCGTCTGGCTCACCGACCGGTCCCGGCCCCGCTTCGACGAGGTCGCCTACTTCGGCGTCACCGAGGACCTCGGCGCGCCCGAGGTCACCGGCCGCACCACCCGGCTGCGCGGCAGCGCCGGCAACGGAGCCGCCATCCGGCTCGGCGACGACGACGAGATCGAGCCCGGCATGTCCGGCGGCCCGGTCGTGGACCTCGGCCGCGGCGAGGTCGTCGGCGTGGTCAAGGCCCGGCGGCACACGGGGGGCGGCGGACTGGCGGTGTCCGTGGTGCAGCTGCGTACGCTGCCGATGCCGTCCCGCGGCCAGACCGGCCTCTACCGCCGGGTCATGCAGGGCCACGACCTGCACCACTACGACCAGCACGTCAGCGACCTCGACACCCGACGGACCTGGACGGACGTGCACGGCGAGCTGCCCGCGCCGGAGGCCGGGCCGTTCGAGGGGCGCGGGCGGCTGACCCCCGGCGAGCGCACCACCCTGTGCGGGCTGCTCGCCGAGCTGCCCCCGCCCGGCTCCTCCGAGGTCGTCCGGGCGCTGGCCGAAGCGGCCCGCGGCGAGGAACCGGACCCGCAGCCCCCGGCCCCGCTGAGCTGGCGCGACGGGCTCGGCCTGCTGCACGACCCGCCGGGCGGCACCGGCGAGGCCGCCGCGATGCTGCGCTACGCCACCGACGTCAGCGTGGCCGACCACCGCGAGCCGCCGTCGCCCGGCGCGGACGAGGAACTGTGGGACTGGGTCCGGGCCACGGCCGAACGGCTGTGGCGGCCGCTGCGCCGGGAGCTCGGCGAGCGCCACGAGCGCGGCCTGGCCGAGCGGGAGCGCCGCCGCCGGGCCCGGGCCGGACGCGGGCCGTACGGTCCGGTCCGGCCGGCCGGCGGGCTGCCGGGCGGGGCCTCGGTGCTGCTGGAGGCCTGGGCGCACGGCTGGGAGGACGTCTACGACTGGCGGGTGTCGGTGCTGGCGGGCCCGGCCCACCCCGGCCGGGTCACCCCGGTCGACTCGGGCGTACGGGCCACCCCGGCGGGCCTCCCGGAGGCGCTGCGCGCCCCGCTCGCCGAGGCCTTCCGGCGCTGCGACACGCACGAGGCGGCGGCCCTCCTCGAAGTGGCCGTCGCCCCGGAGCTGTTCGGGCTGGCGGTCGACGAGTGGACGCTGATGGGTGGCGCCCCGCTGGGCACGCAGCGCCCGGTGGTCCTGCGCCATCCCGGCGGCCCCGCGTCCCCGCGCGCCCCCGAACGGTGGGCGCGGGTGCAGCCGGGCCCGCTGTTGGACGAGCGGATCGACTGCGCCCGGGGGCGCCCGCGCACCCCCGCCCCGGACTGGCTCGCCGCGCAGCCCGACAACACGGTGGCCGTGCACTGCCGGACCGCCGCCGAGGAGCCGACGCTCGGTGCGCTGCACGCCCTACGGGACGCGGGCTACGGGGTGGTCGTGGGCCGCCGCCCCCCGGCGGACCCGGGGGCGCCGTGCGCGCCGTTCCACCGCGGGCTGCGCGAGGAACTGGCCGAGGCGGGACGGGCGGAGGTGCTGCCGCCCCGGCTCCAGGCCCTGCGGGCGCGGGCCCACGGGGCCGACCCGGACGCGTACTGGGCGGCGGGGGCCGTGCTGGTGTGGGACGACCCGGCGCGCGCCCTGCCCGAGGACGAGCCGCTGCAGGGGGACTTGTGA
- a CDS encoding DUF6104 family protein — protein sequence MYFTDRGIEELEKRRGEEEVTFEWLAEQLRTFVDLNPDFEVPVERLATWLARLDDEEDGED from the coding sequence TTGTACTTCACCGATCGCGGCATCGAGGAGCTGGAGAAGCGGCGCGGCGAGGAGGAGGTCACCTTCGAGTGGCTCGCCGAGCAGCTGCGCACCTTCGTCGACCTGAACCCGGACTTCGAGGTCCCGGTGGAACGCCTGGCCACCTGGCTGGCCCGCCTGGACGACGAGGAGGACGGGGAGGACTGA